Genomic window (Candidatus Bathyarchaeota archaeon):
CCCAATCTATAGACGTCAAAGGCTGAGTGCAAGCGCTGTCCGAATAGATACCTACATTGGTTGGTATCACGCTGCCTCCTGGCTGGTCCACCGTATTTGTGCTTGGTGAGGGAAATGTTTGACTTGGCGCCTCAGTAGCAGTTTTGTTTGGTGGCGGCTGCTGCTGAACTGTGTCGGTTTTATTTGTTTGTGGAACATTATCCGAGGCAACCGGCAAATTTGTTTTACCAAAACTTAGCAATCCAGCGGCTGCGATTATGAGAGTCAATAGTGCTACAATAATTGCTATCCGAACTACTCGTATTATGCTCCTCCCTTTCCCGCCAGAGAACAACTGAGCCTTTCTCCAAAAAATGTAGGTCACGCCTATATATAAGTGGGTTAGTGGCAATTCCAACAATAGCTGAAGAATTTCTAAAACGAAAAAATGGCATGTGCAAAAACAAGCGGGCTACTGCATAGGTTTTATCGAGAAAATCTGGAGTGGCAATACCGAATTTGCAGGATGAGAAATGCTAATCGCCCATGCTGAAAAGCGAATGGTTAAGTCTTATTTGTTAAGAGTGTAAATAGAAGGCGGAACGTGGATTCTCTCGATGACTATTGGGTTTATTTTTTGGCAAATTACTATTAACGATTCCTCTGTTAAGCTTAGGAGGCATTTTCCAAGCTCTGTGAGTTTGTATATTTTGCGAGGTCTCTCAGACTCCATGTTCCAAGCGCTTTGGACGTAACCTTGCTTTTCTAGTTGCCCAAGCAAGGGGTAGATTGTGCTGGGGCCAAAGTAGAT
Coding sequences:
- a CDS encoding PadR family transcriptional regulator, whose product is MNAINRKDTQTKIAKGLLDMIILQYLQKESMYGYQLITNIRKGFGIYFGPSTIYPLLGQLEKQGYVQSAWNMESERPRKIYKLTELGKCLLSLTEESLIVICQKINPIVIERIHVPPSIYTLNK